In Streptomyces sp. DG2A-72, one genomic interval encodes:
- a CDS encoding oxidoreductase C-terminal domain-containing protein, whose product MADGAPAEGGFLALYERDGRSAAVLSVDRPRHFMRARRELVRGETRPQPAPL is encoded by the coding sequence CTGGCCGACGGCGCACCGGCCGAGGGCGGCTTCCTGGCGCTGTACGAGCGGGACGGCCGTTCGGCCGCGGTGCTCTCCGTGGACCGGCCACGCCACTTCATGCGGGCGCGCCGGGAACTCGTACGCGGGGAGACCCGACCGCAGCCCGCCCCCCTCTGA
- a CDS encoding LamB/YcsF family protein: MTAIDLNADLGEGFGRWRLTDDEQLLSVVTSANVACGFHAGDAVTMRRVCELAAERGVRIGAQVAYRDLAGFGRRAMDVPPAELAAEVAYQIGALEVFARAAGTRVSYVKPHGALYNRVVHDAEQAGAVVDGVVLADASLPVLGLPGSRLLELAGKAGLPAVTEAFADRAYTEKGTLVPRGQDGAVVTDPDTVVERSVGLARFGVVTSHSGARIEVRAQSLCLHGDTPGAVELTRRVRERLQESGVRVEAFV; this comes from the coding sequence ATGACCGCGATCGATCTGAACGCCGACCTCGGCGAGGGCTTCGGCCGTTGGCGGCTCACCGACGACGAGCAGTTGCTGTCCGTCGTCACCAGCGCCAACGTGGCCTGCGGCTTCCACGCCGGGGACGCGGTCACCATGCGGCGCGTGTGCGAGCTGGCGGCCGAGCGCGGGGTACGGATCGGGGCACAGGTCGCCTACCGGGATCTGGCGGGGTTCGGGCGGCGCGCGATGGACGTGCCGCCCGCCGAGCTGGCGGCCGAAGTGGCGTACCAGATCGGCGCCCTGGAGGTGTTCGCGCGCGCGGCGGGCACGCGTGTGTCGTACGTCAAGCCACACGGCGCGCTCTACAACCGCGTCGTCCACGACGCGGAGCAGGCCGGCGCGGTCGTCGACGGCGTGGTCCTCGCGGACGCCTCGCTGCCCGTGCTCGGGCTGCCGGGCTCCCGGCTGCTGGAGCTTGCCGGTAAGGCCGGACTCCCGGCGGTCACAGAGGCGTTCGCGGACCGCGCGTACACCGAGAAGGGCACGCTCGTCCCGCGCGGGCAGGACGGCGCCGTGGTCACCGACCCGGACACCGTCGTGGAACGCTCGGTGGGGCTGGCCCGCTTCGGCGTCGTCACGTCCCACTCCGGGGCGCGGATCGAAGTACGGGCCCAGTCCTTGTGCCTGCACGGCGACACCCCCGGCGCGGTGGAGCTGACCCGCCGGGTCCGGGAGAGACTCCAGGAGTCGGGTGTCCGGGTGGAGGCCTTCGTATGA
- a CDS encoding GntR family transcriptional regulator — protein sequence MAEQLSGLADDRALLGRTSTAERVSDILRSRIAEGYFPPGTRLSEDSIGGALGVSRNTLREAFRLLTHERLLVHELNRGVFVRVLTVEDVEDIYRTRGLVECAVVRGLGEPPYALDGLAEAVAEGQRAVREGDWKGLGTANIHFHRELVSLAGSERTDELMRSVFAELRLAFHVVDDPRRLHEPYLARNVQILQALQAGEPVEAEKLLAVYLDDSLERVVEVYRRRVGEDG from the coding sequence ATGGCAGAGCAACTGTCGGGACTGGCCGACGACCGCGCCCTCCTCGGGCGCACCAGCACCGCCGAACGGGTCTCGGACATCCTCAGGAGCCGGATCGCCGAGGGCTATTTCCCGCCCGGGACGCGGCTGTCGGAAGACAGCATCGGCGGCGCGCTCGGCGTCTCCCGCAACACGCTGCGTGAGGCGTTCCGGCTGCTCACCCATGAACGGCTGCTCGTCCACGAGCTGAACCGGGGCGTCTTCGTCCGGGTGCTGACCGTCGAGGACGTCGAGGACATCTACCGCACCCGCGGCCTGGTCGAGTGCGCCGTCGTCCGAGGGCTCGGCGAACCGCCGTACGCGCTGGACGGGCTCGCGGAGGCCGTCGCCGAGGGGCAGCGGGCGGTGCGCGAAGGTGACTGGAAAGGGCTGGGTACGGCCAACATCCACTTCCACCGGGAGCTGGTCTCGCTCGCCGGCAGCGAGCGCACCGACGAGCTGATGCGGAGCGTCTTCGCCGAGCTGCGGCTGGCGTTCCATGTCGTGGACGACCCGAGGCGGCTGCACGAGCCGTACCTGGCGCGCAATGTGCAGATCCTCCAGGCGCTGCAGGCAGGCGAGCCGGTCGAGGCCGAGAAGCTGCTCGCGGTCTATCTCGACGACTCGCTGGAGCGGGTGGTCGAGGTGTATCGGCGGCGGGTGGGCGAGGACGGCTAG
- a CDS encoding putative hydro-lyase, producing the protein MNRTEDRPLALVDGHAHAWSPNNARTRFRAGLTGPTAGVAAGHTQANLIAVPADWAYDLVVFCQRNPKPCPVLDITDAGSFTTVLADGADLRTDLPRYRVWENGELVDEPTDVRGHWRDDLVSVLIGCSFTFEWALAEAGVPIRHLEQGRNVPMYMTGRQCRPAGRLHGPLVVSMRPVPPEHLAAAIRESSLLPAVHGSPVHCGDPSGLGIDDLGRPDFGDPVDIAPDDIPVFWACGVTPQAAVMASRPPFAITHAPGQMFLTDARDEQFRVA; encoded by the coding sequence GTGAACCGCACGGAAGACCGCCCCTTGGCCCTCGTCGACGGGCACGCGCACGCGTGGAGCCCGAACAACGCCCGCACCCGTTTCCGCGCGGGTCTGACAGGTCCCACCGCCGGGGTCGCCGCAGGCCACACGCAGGCCAATCTGATCGCGGTGCCCGCGGACTGGGCGTACGACCTGGTGGTGTTCTGCCAGCGCAATCCCAAGCCGTGTCCGGTGCTCGACATCACGGATGCCGGTTCCTTCACGACGGTCCTCGCGGACGGCGCCGACCTGCGCACCGATCTGCCGCGCTACCGGGTGTGGGAGAACGGCGAGTTGGTGGACGAGCCGACGGATGTGCGCGGGCACTGGCGAGACGATCTGGTGTCGGTCCTGATCGGGTGCAGCTTCACCTTCGAGTGGGCGCTGGCCGAGGCGGGGGTCCCGATCCGCCACCTCGAACAGGGCCGCAACGTCCCGATGTACATGACCGGCCGTCAGTGCCGTCCGGCGGGGCGGCTGCACGGCCCGCTGGTGGTGTCCATGCGCCCGGTGCCACCGGAACACCTGGCGGCGGCGATCCGGGAGAGCAGTCTGCTCCCTGCGGTGCACGGCAGCCCCGTGCACTGCGGCGATCCGTCGGGTCTCGGCATCGACGACCTCGGCCGTCCCGACTTCGGCGATCCGGTGGACATCGCCCCGGACGACATCCCGGTGTTCTGGGCCTGCGGAGTGACTCCGCAGGCCGCGGTGATGGCGTCGCGACCGCCGTTCGCCATCACCCACGCACCGGGGCAGATGTTCCTCACCGACGCCCGCGACGAGCAGTTCCGCGTGGCGTGA
- a CDS encoding roadblock/LC7 domain-containing protein has product MTAPKATDHGDTGRTGELNWLLDDLVDRVASIRKAVVLSGDGLATGASKDLTREDSEHLAAVASGFHSLAKGVGRHFEAGSVRQTVVELDEAFLFVTAAGDGSCLAVLADADSDVGQVAYEMTLLVKRVGVHLGAAPRTDLPAGG; this is encoded by the coding sequence ATGACCGCACCGAAGGCGACCGACCACGGCGACACGGGCAGGACAGGCGAGCTGAACTGGCTCCTGGACGACCTGGTCGACCGCGTCGCGAGCATCCGCAAGGCCGTCGTGCTCTCCGGCGACGGGCTTGCGACGGGGGCATCGAAGGACCTGACCCGGGAGGACAGCGAGCATCTGGCCGCCGTCGCCTCCGGCTTCCACAGCCTCGCCAAGGGCGTGGGCCGGCACTTCGAGGCGGGCAGCGTCCGGCAGACGGTCGTCGAGCTGGACGAGGCCTTCCTGTTCGTGACGGCCGCCGGCGACGGCAGCTGCCTCGCCGTCCTCGCGGACGCCGACTCCGACGTCGGCCAGGTCGCCTACGAGATGACGCTCCTCGTGAAGCGGGTCGGCGTACATCTGGGGGCCGCTCCGCGCACCGATCTGCCTGCGGGCGGGTAG
- a CDS encoding MFS transporter, producing the protein MSTTPPPQALTSDAHPATDERTADDGALGWLRALGPRGRRAFAGAFGGYALDSYDYFTLPLSMVALAAYFGLNSGQTGLFTTVTLLASGIGGALAGVMADRFGRVRALMITVITYAVFTVACGFAPNFESLLVFRALQGLGFGGEWAVGAILVAEYASAKHRGRTLGAIQSSWAVGWALAAIMYTLVFSVLDDDLAWRVMFWTGALPALLVVWMRRRVQDAPEAIAVRRKSAGKGSFKAIFKPGLLRTTIFAMLLSTGVQGGYYTLATWVPTYLKTDRGLSVVNTGGYLTFLISGAFLGYLTGGYLTDRLGRRRNIWLFALLSAVCIVAYGNIPSGANTLLLVLGFPLGFCMSAIFSGFGSFLSELYPTAVRGAGQGFTYNAGRAVGAVFPTTVGFLADSWGVGGALVFGAIGYGVAALALLGLPETRGKELE; encoded by the coding sequence ATGAGCACGACCCCTCCACCGCAGGCCCTGACCAGCGACGCACACCCGGCCACAGATGAACGCACCGCCGACGACGGCGCGTTGGGCTGGCTGCGCGCCCTGGGTCCGCGCGGCCGCCGCGCCTTCGCCGGCGCGTTCGGCGGCTATGCCCTCGACTCCTACGACTACTTCACGCTGCCGCTGAGCATGGTCGCGCTGGCCGCGTACTTCGGCCTGAACAGCGGCCAGACCGGCCTGTTCACCACCGTGACGCTGCTGGCGTCCGGTATCGGCGGCGCCCTCGCGGGGGTGATGGCCGACCGGTTCGGCCGGGTCAGGGCGCTGATGATCACGGTGATCACCTACGCGGTCTTCACCGTCGCCTGCGGTTTCGCCCCCAACTTCGAGTCCCTGCTGGTCTTCCGCGCCCTCCAGGGCCTCGGCTTCGGCGGCGAGTGGGCGGTCGGCGCGATCCTGGTCGCCGAGTACGCGAGCGCCAAGCACCGGGGCCGCACGCTCGGCGCGATCCAGAGCTCCTGGGCGGTCGGCTGGGCGCTGGCCGCGATCATGTACACGCTGGTGTTCTCGGTCCTGGACGACGATCTGGCCTGGCGCGTGATGTTCTGGACCGGAGCGCTGCCCGCGCTGCTCGTCGTCTGGATGAGGCGCCGGGTGCAGGACGCTCCCGAGGCGATAGCGGTACGCCGGAAGAGCGCGGGCAAGGGTTCCTTCAAGGCGATCTTCAAACCCGGTCTGCTGCGCACCACGATCTTCGCGATGCTGCTGTCCACCGGGGTCCAGGGCGGCTACTACACGCTGGCCACCTGGGTGCCGACGTACCTGAAGACCGATCGCGGCCTGTCGGTCGTCAACACCGGCGGCTATCTGACGTTCCTGATCTCCGGCGCCTTCCTCGGCTATCTGACCGGCGGTTACCTCACCGACCGGCTCGGCCGCCGGCGCAACATCTGGCTCTTCGCGCTGCTGTCCGCGGTCTGCATCGTGGCGTACGGGAACATCCCGAGCGGCGCCAACACCCTGCTCCTGGTGCTCGGTTTCCCGCTCGGGTTCTGTATGTCGGCGATCTTCAGCGGCTTCGGTTCCTTCCTGAGCGAGCTGTACCCGACCGCGGTGCGCGGCGCGGGACAGGGCTTCACCTACAACGCCGGTCGCGCCGTGGGCGCCGTCTTCCCCACGACCGTCGGCTTCCTGGCCGACAGCTGGGGTGTGGGCGGAGCGCTGGTCTTCGGGGCGATCGGCTACGGGGTGGCCGCGCTGGCGCTGCTCGGGCTGCCGGAGACGCGCGGGAAGGAGCTGGAGTGA
- a CDS encoding DUF742 domain-containing protein, which translates to MSGDGQGRSHWFDDEAGPVVRPYAMTRGRTSHAGQHRLDLIAVVVTEPHADDSEAENQTLSPEHVDIVGLCRDAPQSVAELASELDLPIGVVRVLVGDLVDEELVHVNRPVPPAELPDESILRDVINGLRAL; encoded by the coding sequence ATGAGCGGAGACGGTCAGGGAAGAAGCCACTGGTTCGACGACGAGGCCGGACCGGTGGTCCGTCCGTACGCCATGACGCGCGGCCGCACCAGCCATGCGGGCCAGCACCGCCTGGACCTGATCGCGGTGGTCGTCACGGAACCCCACGCGGACGACTCGGAAGCCGAAAACCAGACGCTGTCCCCGGAGCACGTGGACATCGTCGGCCTGTGCCGGGACGCGCCGCAGTCGGTCGCCGAGCTCGCCTCCGAACTCGACCTGCCCATCGGCGTCGTACGCGTCCTTGTCGGCGACCTCGTCGACGAGGAACTCGTCCACGTCAACCGCCCGGTTCCGCCCGCGGAGCTGCCGGACGAGAGCATCCTGCGTGATGTGATCAACGGGCTCCGGGCTCTGTGA
- a CDS encoding nitrate- and nitrite sensing domain-containing protein, translating into MRFRGKSIRRKIVALLLVPLVSLTAIWGFATVLTGREAGQLFNVSEVVENIGYPAEDTVRVLQQERRQTLVYLADPRASDGLAALRRSRTATDEAVTKIRRNAQDADVRDALGRGTGERLTALLDALDGIGSLRRSVEEGTVNRAQALDLYNRLVDPCYVLLTNLHVVDDTDLDKQYRALVNLARARELLSREDALLGSALIVGRITRGEARDISDLVAQRTLMYDVNLPLLPSSERDRYERFWKNAASAPLRVAEESAGSSSGTGTPSDVTAQNWDTAAGDVLDELATLNDQANDRYQDRVRPVAMGVIAQAAIAGVLGLIALLFSLFLSVRIGRALIRDLRQLRLEAHEASGVRLPSVMRRLSAGEQVDVETEVPRLEYDKNEIGEVGQALNTLQRAAVEAAVKQAELRAGVSEVFVNLARRSQVLLHKQLTLLDTMERRTEDTEELADLFRLDHLTTRMRRHAEGLVILSGAAPSRQWRKPVQLMDVVRAAVAEVEDYERIEVRRLPRVAVTGPAVADLTHLVAELLENATVFSPPHTAVQVLGERVANGFTLEIHDRGLGMAADALLDANLRLAETPEFELSDTDRLGLFVVSRLAQRQNVRVSLQPSPYGGTTAVVFIPDALLTDDVPDTNGIGFRLDRDRPSKEAELEESRRSALSQVPVQLPGLPSALLDGPVELEAPVDLDALNDFPGGLGDEDSERGGLFRPRGPAPGGVPDEQHHPADPGTDDRPGAPVPLPRRGAPKLVSSHGRPVTEQRPRRENGDSADTAPALPKRTRRAAIASAAQEARHETRQETGPQTDPQTGPETRHEGRLETGPETRHERRPEAGPRVGHEPGQDGHAAPTTGSGTAPLPRRVRQANLAPQLKQAQEQRTEQRTEPAERDADEVRSRMASLQRGWQRGRQENAAGDNGPSGTAPQRTTKGDGR; encoded by the coding sequence ATGCGCTTTCGCGGGAAGTCGATCCGCCGGAAGATCGTGGCGCTGCTTCTCGTGCCGCTGGTGTCCCTGACGGCGATCTGGGGCTTCGCCACGGTACTCACGGGACGTGAGGCGGGCCAGCTGTTCAACGTGTCGGAGGTCGTCGAGAACATCGGTTACCCGGCCGAGGACACCGTCCGGGTGCTCCAGCAGGAGCGCCGCCAGACCCTCGTCTATCTCGCCGACCCGCGCGCCTCCGACGGGCTCGCCGCGCTGCGCCGCAGCCGGACCGCCACCGACGAGGCCGTCACCAAGATCCGCAGGAACGCCCAGGACGCCGACGTACGCGACGCGCTGGGGCGGGGCACGGGCGAGCGGCTGACCGCCCTCCTGGACGCCCTCGACGGCATCGGGTCCCTGCGCCGCAGCGTCGAGGAGGGCACCGTCAACCGGGCCCAGGCCCTCGACCTCTACAACCGGCTCGTCGACCCCTGCTACGTGCTGCTCACCAATCTCCACGTCGTGGACGACACCGACCTGGACAAGCAGTACCGCGCCCTGGTCAACCTCGCCCGGGCCCGCGAACTGCTCTCCCGCGAGGACGCCCTCCTCGGCTCCGCGCTGATCGTCGGCAGGATCACCCGCGGCGAGGCCCGTGACATCTCCGACCTCGTGGCCCAGCGCACGCTGATGTACGACGTCAACCTGCCGCTGCTGCCCTCCTCGGAACGCGACCGCTACGAGCGCTTCTGGAAGAACGCCGCCAGCGCCCCGCTGCGCGTGGCCGAGGAGTCCGCCGGCTCCTCCTCCGGCACCGGCACGCCCAGCGACGTCACCGCGCAGAACTGGGACACCGCCGCCGGTGACGTGCTCGACGAACTCGCCACACTCAACGACCAGGCGAACGACCGCTATCAGGACCGGGTGCGCCCGGTCGCGATGGGCGTCATCGCCCAGGCCGCCATCGCCGGCGTCCTCGGCCTGATCGCACTGCTGTTCTCGCTCTTCCTGTCCGTGCGCATCGGCCGCGCCCTCATCCGTGACCTGCGGCAACTGCGCCTGGAGGCGCACGAGGCGTCCGGCGTCCGGCTGCCCAGCGTGATGCGCCGCCTCTCCGCCGGTGAACAGGTCGACGTGGAGACCGAGGTGCCGCGCCTGGAGTACGACAAGAACGAGATCGGCGAGGTCGGCCAGGCCCTCAACACCCTGCAGCGCGCCGCCGTCGAGGCCGCAGTCAAGCAGGCCGAACTGCGCGCCGGGGTCTCCGAGGTCTTCGTGAACCTCGCCCGGCGCAGTCAGGTCCTGCTGCACAAGCAGCTCACCCTGCTCGACACCATGGAGCGCCGGACCGAGGACACCGAGGAACTCGCCGACCTCTTCCGGCTCGACCACCTCACCACCCGCATGCGCAGGCACGCCGAGGGCCTGGTGATCCTCTCCGGCGCCGCCCCCTCCCGGCAGTGGCGCAAGCCCGTCCAGCTCATGGACGTCGTACGCGCAGCCGTCGCCGAGGTGGAGGACTACGAGCGCATCGAGGTCCGCCGGCTGCCCCGGGTCGCCGTCACCGGCCCCGCCGTCGCGGACCTCACCCATCTCGTCGCCGAACTCCTGGAGAACGCCACGGTGTTCTCCCCGCCGCACACGGCCGTCCAGGTCCTCGGCGAACGCGTCGCCAACGGCTTCACCCTCGAGATCCACGACCGCGGCCTCGGCATGGCCGCCGACGCGCTCCTGGACGCCAACCTCCGGCTCGCCGAGACACCCGAGTTCGAGCTGTCCGACACCGACCGGCTCGGCCTGTTCGTGGTCAGCCGGCTCGCTCAGCGGCAGAACGTACGCGTCTCCCTCCAGCCCTCCCCGTACGGCGGCACCACCGCGGTCGTCTTCATCCCGGACGCGCTGCTGACGGACGACGTCCCGGACACCAACGGCATCGGCTTCCGCCTCGACCGGGACCGCCCCTCCAAGGAGGCCGAGTTGGAGGAGAGCCGCCGCTCCGCGCTCTCCCAGGTGCCCGTGCAACTCCCCGGTCTGCCGTCCGCCCTCCTGGACGGGCCGGTCGAACTGGAGGCCCCCGTCGACCTGGACGCCCTGAACGACTTCCCGGGCGGCCTCGGCGACGAGGACAGCGAACGCGGTGGACTCTTCCGGCCCCGCGGCCCCGCACCGGGGGGTGTCCCCGACGAACAGCACCATCCGGCCGACCCCGGCACGGACGACCGTCCGGGTGCCCCGGTCCCGCTGCCCCGCCGCGGCGCCCCGAAGCTCGTCAGCTCGCACGGACGTCCGGTCACCGAGCAGCGGCCCCGGCGCGAGAACGGTGACTCCGCGGACACGGCTCCTGCCCTCCCGAAGCGCACGCGGCGCGCCGCCATCGCGTCGGCGGCACAGGAGGCCAGGCACGAGACCCGACAGGAAACCGGCCCCCAAACCGACCCCCAAACCGGCCCGGAGACCCGGCACGAGGGCCGGCTGGAAACCGGCCCGGAGACCAGACACGAGCGCAGACCGGAAGCCGGGCCGAGGGTCGGACACGAGCCCGGTCAGGACGGACACGCGGCACCGACCACGGGCTCGGGCACGGCGCCCCTGCCCCGCCGCGTCCGCCAGGCCAACCTGGCCCCGCAGCTCAAGCAGGCTCAGGAGCAGCGCACCGAGCAGCGGACGGAGCCCGCCGAACGGGACGCCGACGAGGTACGCAGCCGTATGGCCTCGCTCCAGCGCGGCTGGCAGCGTGGCCGTCAAGAGAACGCCGCGGGCGACAATGGCCCCAGCGGCACAGCACCACAACGAACGACTAAGGGGGACGGTCGATGA